In Lepus europaeus isolate LE1 chromosome 9, mLepTim1.pri, whole genome shotgun sequence, the following are encoded in one genomic region:
- the HIGD1A gene encoding HIG1 domain family member 1A, mitochondrial, with amino-acid sequence MSTNTDVSLSSYDEDQGSKLIRKAKEAPFVPIGMAGFAAIVAYGLYKLKSRGNTKMSLHLIHMRVAAQGFVVGAMTLGMGYSMYQEFWAKPKP; translated from the exons ATGTCAACCAATACAgatgtttctctttcttcataTGATGAAGATCAGGGATCCAAACTTATCCGAAAAGCTAAAGAGGCGCCCTTTGTCCCCATTG GAATGGCGGGGTTTGCAGCGATTGTTGCATATGGACTGTACAAACTGAAGAGCAGGGGAAATACGAAAATGTCCCTTCACCTCATCCACATGCGTGTGGCAGCTCAAGGCTTTGTTGTAGGGGCAATGACTCTTG gtATGGGCTATTCCATGTATCAGGAATTCTGGGCGAAACCTAAACCTTAG